Genomic segment of Candidatus Zixiibacteriota bacterium:
CAGTTCGACATAGCGGGTCAGATTGGGGTAATCGGTACCGTCGGGACCATGCATAATATGTTTCCATATTCCGCCCGGACGGACATCGATTTCGACCGTCGTTGTGGTGAAGCCGTTCGGTCCCCACCAGCGGGTAATCTTGTCCGGGTCTGTCCAGGCTTCCCAGACCAGTTCGCGCGGGGCATCAAAGATACGGGTTGCCACAATTTCGCGGCCAGCGGCGCCAGATTTAGTGTCGCTTTTTGTCGACATTTCTCCTCCCTATTCTTTTTGCCCGGAGGTGTTTCATATCGGATGATTTCATTTCTGCC
This window contains:
- a CDS encoding SRPBCC family protein, with amino-acid sequence MSTKSDTKSGAAGREIVATRIFDAPRELVWEAWTDPDKITRWWGPNGFTTTTVEIDVRPGGIWKHIMHGPDGTDYPNLTRYVELVKPERIVYINSGGKDDIPHGEFRATITFEDEEGRTRLTVRMEFASVSERDRVAREYGAVEGLEQHLARLRQFLENNPINSQKG